Below is a window of Mus caroli chromosome 2, CAROLI_EIJ_v1.1, whole genome shotgun sequence DNA.
CTGACTCAGCCTGAGGCAAGAGAAGCCCTTTCTTTTCCTAGTGCTCATGCAAATCTGCAATCTGCTGCCTCTTCCCTTGGCTAGTTCTGTACAATCCTGACACACCAGTCACTTccctgtttctgtttattttactgTCTACCTGAGAATGGAAAGTTTActtagtgattctcaaccttaGCTGTACACTagaccctacccccacccccatcccccaggaGTTTTGAAGAAAATACTGATACTCACACCATTCTAGTTAAGTTGGAATATTTTCTTCCAAAAGGTATGATGGGACTTTTACCGTGATTAAAATATGCTTTCTTGATTAGATTATGGTTATGCACCGACATATCCATTatcaaaatcattaaaattacaATTCTGGGCATTTTATCGCGTGTAAATTTGCCTTGAATAAATTTgatgagctggagagagagctcggtggttaagagcactgctgctcttgcgGAGGATCTGGGTTCGGTTCCATCACAAGCACCCACggtctccagctccaggggatctaatgccctcttctgacctctgcgggcaccaggcacacatgatgCACACATATACGTGCAGGCAGAACAgccatacactttttttttaatttatttatttattatatgtaagtacactgtagctgtcttcagacactccagaatagggcatcagatttcgttatggatggttgtgagccaccatgtggttgctgggatttgaactctcaacctttggaagagcagtcggcgctcttaaccactgagccatctcaccagcccctccatacactttttaaaagtaaatttttaaaaaccgtTGAGTTTTATTGCTGTTCCCTGTGTATCACCTGTTATCCTGTACGCGCTGATAAATACGCTGACAAAATCAACGTACAGGAGAAAGGGGTGTTAGCTATCAtttcaggtcacagtccatcacagcagggagtTCACGGCTACAGGAACTGAAAGCAGCTAGTCCCATCCCAGTCAGCAGCCCATAGAGAGTGCGTGCGTGTACACTGTCAGCTCTACAGTCCAGGACCCAAAGCCACAGAGTGGCACCACTGCAGGAACTGAGTGCTCTCATTATGTATAAGAGATGACCCCTCAGTTCATGTAAAAGAGATGAGCCCTGGCTGAGAtgcttcccaagtgattctagattgtgttaaGCTGACAGTTAAACTAGCCATCATAACTGGAGGCAGTGTTGAGAATCACTGGATTTGATTGAGTCCATGGGGCCCTTTTCCCAACCCGAGAGCCTGATTCTGAGattcacatatgtagcagggttGATTCCACGAGAGCACAGAGCAGAAAGGCCAGGACAGCCTCAGAGCCCTCAACTGCTGTCCTTGGTTTTCCTATCCACCAGGTAGCCCTGCTGCGAGCACAGCTGGCCTTGGAGcgaaagcagaggcaggactaCATTGCACGGTCAGTGCAGACCAGCCGTGAGCTAGCAGGCCTGCATCACAGCCTGTCTCACTCCCTCCTCACCGTGGCCCAGGCCCCTGAGGCCACTGTTCTGGAAGCTGAGACCCGAAAGCTGGATGAGTCTCTGAATCAGAGTCTGACATCCCCAGGGCCATGTTTGCTACATCCCAGTCTGGACACTACTCAAAATACCCACAGGTAGTGGCCATAGGCAGGGCAGGACACAGGCGAGTCAGGTGGGACACACATCGGATGACTGCAGAGGGGCCACAGCCCCCCGAACCAGCGACAAGTTTGCCAAAGGCGAGATTTACCTGTTACTCAACCTGGGAGACCCTAGCCAGCTGACAGCCCCTGGAAGAAAACAAGAACCCTTCAGGCTGGGGAAGGAAGGTCCCAGGACACATGGGAATGAGGCAAAATCACATTTGCTTGCTAACCTGCTACCCAAGAAGTGCCTTGCCCTGACCGTGGGGCATCTGTCGTCTTCCCGCCGGATGAAGCAACCACAGTCTACactaagcctgaagacctgacaGCATATGAGTATTCTGTCCTGGGCAGGAGCACCCTGAATGTATCAGGTACAGGAGTGTCCATGGCCTGTTTGTCTTCAGTGTCTCCCTCATCTTCCCTTCGACAATAAATCCTAGGCCTTTGCGTTAGTCCTTGGCTGCTGTCGCTGCTTATGTAGATGGGAAGAAGCAGGGCTTCAAGGGAATTAAGTAAGATttactgattctttttttttttttggtttttcgagacagggtttctctgtatagccctggctgtcctggagctcactttgtagaccaggctggcctcgaactcagaaatccacctgcctctgcctcccaagtgctgggattaaaggcgtgcaccaccacgcccggcagatttACTGATTCTTACATGGTGGCATGAACATACCACATGGTATGTTGTCTAACTGGGAAGGTTAATTAGAAAATCCCCTCTGGGtgatgatggtgcacacctttagtcctagcacttggagtGGCAGAagcaggatctctgagtttgaggccagcctggtctacagagtgagttccaggacagccagggctatacagagaaaccctgtcttgaaaaaccaaggaagaaaaacaaagagcaaagaaaaccCCGGGCCACCCCAAAGTGTGACTGACAAGACCCACATAACAAGTtttgtgagatggttcagcaagtaaaggcactttctgccaagcctgacaacctgagttctgtccccagtcCCACAAGATAGGTGAGTAAGCTGCCATCTgacctccccacacacatgcatgtacactatAAAGAGAACAAGAGCCAAGTAAGACATTAGTGAGTTAGAGACAGTCCAAGTATGAACAGAAGGACCATAAAGCAAGGAAGTTGCCAACTGACTTTGGGGATGAAGAAGTTGAGAGTTGATGGGAACTGGTCTGTTGTAGCAAACAGTGGGACCAAGGTTAGAGGCTGGATTGTGGCAGACAGCAGATGCTAAGCAGCTACCTGCTGAAGGATGTTTTAatcacattgtgaaccctgagattgtttactgaacaacaacaacaaacaaaaaaaaaaacctgtttctaattgtgtggctcagcccttagcacacacttttaatccctctggctggaatacagacatgcccatagtacttacctttaatcccaaactaTGAAGCTAAAGttagtttataaaagaaagcacccagccgggcatggtggcgcacgcctttaatcccagcacccgggaggcagaggcgggcgaatttccgagtttgaggccatcctggtctacaaagtgagttccaggacagccagggctatacagagaaaccctgtcttgaaaaaccaaaaccaaaaaaaaaaaaaaaaaaggaagcacccatgtttgaaagtgctGTCTAGTTGAGTgtcagacaaaatgatgaatcacAGAAAAATTTGACAGAGTAAGATAtgtccaactctcatgagaagagagaagaaagggatacTACTTCAGGGGCagtgcagagagggagggagagggaggcaatCTCACTGGGAGAATTTTACAGAGAGAGGTTGAAGCGAGAACAAGCTAGAGTGGACAGGTAAAGCCTGTATATTAGAACGCATTGCTAGAGCTagtttgaggctaagcagagTAATTTAGGAAAAGTTCAttgaagccagtttgaatcactTAACATGGAAAGGAgttttgaaccagaacagctgagttaacCAACCTGCCAGAGTTCAGAAACAACTAGAAAGGgagagcttattcagcagtaaatcttggaggctgaaaacattctaggcctagattaggtGGTTCAGAGGCCCAAAGCTTCCAGTACtaagcctaggttagcagatggagtcAGTAAGTCTTAGAGACaattactacaggagaataaaaggtACTGTATAGTCTCCAACTTTCTAACCTTTAAACCAAGCTCTTTGACCTTTGCCTAAAGTCAAAGCCTTGATTTGAGAAGTCCATCTATTCCCCATAACACATAGTTGTCTGCCTGATTATCCTCGTGTCCCTCCCTGGGCACAGCAAGTGACTCTGGCccctgagtcccaccatgtatcaAGCCAACATAGACTGGACATACCAGTCATTTACAGAAAAGGCCTACCTAGGAGTTCTGCCACtaagccatgtcaccagcccccAGTCCCCCAAACAGTGGTGTTCCCAGTGTTCTTTGCTTGGTCTAAGCATGCTATATTAGAATTCCCACTTTcattttttcatctctttttttttttttttttttttttttttttttttttttttttgttccctgtACTGGAATCCCCTCTGAAAACAATGACACTAACTTGATGAGGTTTGCCATGctattcagccgggcgtggtggcgcactcctttaatcccagcactcgggaggcagaggcaggcggatttctgagttagaggccagcctggtctacaaagtgagtgtcaggacagccaaggctacacagagaaaccctgtctcgaaaaaacaaaacaaaacaaaacaaaaaaacatgctaTTCAGTGGGAGTGAACAAATTCATTTGATTGGGGTACTTAATAGGAGGAATAGAAATGATGCAAAGACAGCTACATAATCAAAGGCCTGCTCCACAGAGGGAGACACTCACAAATGCTGCAAACTTGTAGCCACTGTACAACTTGTGGGCAGCTGCACAAACTGGAGAGTCTTTTCCAGGCAGTTAAGTTGGCTTCTGCTTCCTGTAAGGCACCTGGGTTTGTCAGGGAGTGACTCTGCAGGCCTTGTAGTTTATGTATACTAACAGAGTGAAGATCTagtgaatctgctcagtttctggaacttcctgaagcttttgAGTTGTTACTTGGGAGTCTTCCCTGTAGGATGGAATTTTTGCCTCCCTTTAGAATCTCCTAGGTCTTAAGGAGCTTTCCTCCAAAATGAAAGGTTCCTGTCTTGCAGGAAAATGCTATATAATATTAGGCAAGGCAATGTAATACCAGTCCTCAGAAGGCTGAAGCTAGAACATCAGGAGGTCAAGGGCAGCCTGGAGCTACATTGTAAATTTCTgcccaagaaaaacaaatagatgataattagataaatggatggataaatgaatacGTAGAAGGGTGgctggaagaaagagagagattgtcCCTGAGATCTGACCCTTCCTCCCCAGATACTATGTTTGCAGGGAGTACCAGACCAAGATTTTATTCAGAACCAGGCTGATGTCACACCATTTTATCTTTACCCATGAATGTCTTCATAATTATGTGGCTGTTGTGACACTAAAAATCCAGCATTCAGCTCGTTGTCACTTGTGAATGGTGGCATGTCTGCCCATCTTAGCTGACAAGCAGCTTCCATTTCTAGTCCATGGGGGCCTTTTGGGGGCCTTTGGTCTGATTATCATTCTGTCAGTGATAGAACTTCTTTCTTTGCTGTTCTGATCCAAATCCAGAGAGGGCGGCCTAGCATATGAGCAAGGATGTTCATGTCAGCAGGCTGAATCCTGTCCTTTATCCCAAGTTCCCTCTTTCAACAGCTAGTGATAGGCTGTCTCTAGAGCTGGAAGAGAATGGAGTTCCACTTCCCCAGGAAATACAGACTCAACTCAGTGTGATAAACACTCTCATAGACTTACCCCGGACCTCAAAAAGAACATCAACTAGCTGATGCCTGTTATGCTGGGGGAAGGGCCTGTAAAAAGGTAAAAGGTAGCCACATGGTGctatcacatgcctttaatctcacaAAAGAGGATTTCTgcgaattcaaagccagcctggtctacagagtgagttccaggatagccagccaAACTTTTGTCTCCAAATAAGGGGGCTGGGGGCGGCAAGTTGAGACAAAAGGCGGCTAGAGAGCTAGAGTGCTGGGGAACTGTAtaagagctagagagatgctcaTTGTTTAGGAGCttgtgttgctcttgcagagaacatgCGTTTGGTTCtatacccacatgatggctcagagccatctgtaactccatatTCAAGGAATCCAGCCCCTCTTCTCACCCCTGAGGGCACCAGACATGAACatgatgcacatgcatacatgcaggcaaaatactcatgcacataaaataagcttTGTAAACATGAAGGGCAGAATAGCACGGAGGAAGGCGGGGATATATTATATCAGTATAGACACACAACTTTGGCCTCTGGGCTGAAGATATGAAGTATGCAATGAGTTTGTGCTGACCATGCAGACCAGACTCTGGCCACTCACCCTGGTTATCCAGCTAGTTGCCTGTGTTTAGTAGTACCTGGGCTAGCCTGAGTCCTTGCTCAGAGCAGATCAGAGCCACAACCTTCTTACCTCATGTTTACTATCTTGTGCATCTAGGCAATCAGACCATCCTCCAAAATCTATGGAAGAATTGGAGATGGTGAAATTCTAGAAAGCTCCTGTCACCCAAGAAAACCCCTCAGGGTCCTTCACCTGttgtgagaaatattaaaaaatgaactggCACGATCCCGCGTTTGTGCCTCTGTCCCAGCAGCCTGGCCggccagccatgcactggtaGGCAATGGCAGTTTTGTTTTTATCccttggagactctgactcagaactccacctagctcgctaggttcccactggcgaGTCATTACCACGCCAGCCCCATTCTTCAAAGCCCCCACAGCTTTTGTGGTGCTCATCAGGCAAATCCACACTTTGCCACTGtactctctggaacccagttgaatTGTCTCGAGAAGAAAAACACTacacaaacttagctcagaaaTGGTAACTCAATccctgggcacaacaactaaaacccaATCTTTTAAGCCGTATTAAATCTGATTCCTCCGTTGGTGAATCCTGACAGATCCACCATGAAACCAGGAAACTTTTCAGCTATATCCTGCCCTTCCGCTACCCCCGATCCAAAAGCAGCCCAGACTTCCCAGcattcctcccatctccccagggAAAACTCCCTGTCCCCCCACTCTGAGAATGTCTAACACATCTCCATTACCGTGTCACTTGGGGCACCAGATCAGCAAGCTGCAGTAACCAGTGCTGCCCCCAGAAACCCTGGTGACTGGCGTTCCTGGGACAGATGAAGGGTCCTGCTGTTTGGCTGTGGTTGGAGGCCTGATTCGTCCTTGGAACAAAGGCAGAAACTGACTGAATCTGGGACAAGACCAACCTGGACCCTACTACCTTCCCAGTACCCACCTGAAAGCCATGTAGAATAACTGGTTGATATTGCTGAAGCCAGAATTCCCCAGCATGGCACAGGACACACAGTGGAAATCAAAATGGTGCAGGAGAGAATTGGGAGTCACTCCGGATGGCTTCTTCCACACTGTCCCATGCTTGCTCACTGAGTTCATGCCCTGGTAACAGCACAAAGACAAGGTGGGGATTCTGGCACCAGTCATCAGTtctggggagcaggaggagagacCATGGGCCgaggttggggaggggagaggtacGCAGTAGCCAAGAGAAATGATTTGGACCAGAGGATGGGGGACTGGGCCTGGGGAGTGAAGCCAACAGCACAGGCCCAGGTGCTAACAACTGACCAGCCACCAGAGAGCTTTTGTCCTCCAGTATCCCATGAACTTCTCATAACATGCTTCCCTAGCTGTGTGGTGGCAGGTGGAACAGTTGGGGCTTTTTGAAGGGCAGCCATGCTTTCCAAATTTGAAGCAGAACCAGTTACATTGCTGTGGTACCATGTATGTCCATTCTTGCTGGGGTGCCAAATCATGTGTCAGGTCCAGGCAGGGAGCAATCATCCACAAGACAAGGCCCCAGAAGACCCAGCAGTGCTCCATGTCTGCCCAGGCGGTGGCTCATGTGGCAGGGGACAGACTGGCCTCTTCACCTGAAAGGACATGGGGCTGAGGCCACGGACAGCACGAGACAGCATGCGCATCCCCAGCCTTCCCTTCAGCTCCAACGTACCCCTCCTGTCCATTTTCTCACCCCCAGGGAGGATTCTGACTGGACCTAGTGAAGATGCTAGCACAGAGAGCGTAAGTTTTGTCCTGAGTGTTCCCTGCAGAAAGACTGGCTGTCAGCGCCACTCATTATATCAGAGTCCACACTGTGACCACTCTCCTGTACCCTACAGGGGACAGTCACCAGGCTCTTTAGTACTGAAAGTGAGagcccagggccacacagtgTCCTCATCTCTCTTCAATTAGGTATCTGAGATTGCTGACCTGAACCTGTAGTTTTCCCCCAGAAGCCAAGCATTCCAAGATGGTTCTGCCTATCAGTGACCCTACCATCCCCCGCTGCCATGGTTTCACTGTGATCCTCCAGAATTCTTACTCTATcccttaaattcttttaaatcaaCACAGAGTATTGGATATTGTCATgaccctttctctttatttttttttcctagatttaTGTTATGACACCTCTCTACAGCccctaatatatatttatacacagactATGGTATCAAAACTGCCTCTCTGATAAAGGAAGCAACTAGAAAAAGCTTTCTAAATTGTGTCAGACTTACTTAgagtgtctgtgcatgtgtgtgtgggcattcAGGCCATGGTTCATGTGTGTGGTAGTCATAGAACCACCATGGGGTTCTAGGAATTGTCCGGCTTAGTCACCAAGTTACCTCAATAGCCCTGAAGAATGTTTTCATTTGCTCAAAATAGccagataaaaacaaaagcaagatccTTAACAACTCTCCCTTCAAAACCACTAGgctaaacttcttttttttttttaaagatttatttaagccgggcgtggtgccacatgcctttaataccagcactcaggaggcagaggcaggcggatttctgagttcgaggccaacctggtctacaaagtgagtgccaggacagccagggctacacaaagaaaccctgtctcgaaaaaccaaaaaaaaaaaaaaaaaaaaaagatttatttatttatgtaaatacactgtagctgtcttcagacactccagaagagggcgccagatctcgttaaggatggttgtgagccaccatgtggttgctgggatttgaactctggaccttcggaagagcagtcgggtgctcttacccactgagccatctcaccagcccctaggcTAAACTTCTTTTCCATTAGAATGATTATTTTTTACATGAGTAATTAAACAAACAAGACCCagatctgatatatatatatatatatatatatatatatatatatacataaattcatataaaaacaaaaacagatgggcagtggtggcacatgcctttaattacagcacttggaaggcagaggctgggagatcccataagttcaaggccagcctggtctacagaacaagttccaggacaaccagggctatacagagaaatcctatcttggtcaaaacaaaacagtgtacTTCATCTTGAGATAAGAATGATAAGTTCATCTCTATTCATTAAAAGCCAATTTCCAGCCTGATATGGTGGTGtagcctttaacctcagcacttaaggaggcagcagcaggtagATCCCtgcgagtttgagaccagcctggtctacatatggagttccaggccagccagggctactcccAGTTCCCAGAGATGATAATTAACTTAAAAGCAGTTAGAAGGGTCAGTGAGATGACTTGGTGGCAAAAGCCCTTGCCACACcagctgatgacctgagtttgctcCTGCAGCTTGAAGAGGTTTGTCTTGACCCGAGGAGGTCTGCAGCTCGTTTGTAGCCGTCTCCGTGAAGTTGCTGAGAGCTGGTCCATGTCATTCTGGTGCTATGTTGTGCATCAGCTACCAGGCTCCCACAAAAGCTGGTAAGTATGGATgtgttgcctgtatgtatgcatgtgcaccgtgtgcatgcagtacccataaaggccagaagagggctcagaTTTTGTAGAACTGGAGTTTCTGATGGTTGGGGAatgatcctctgaaagaacagccataCTCTTAACTTTTAAGTCATCTCTCAGGCCTtgcacacatcttttttttttttttctttgagctagggtttccctgtgtagccctggctgtcctggaactcactctgtagaccaggctggtctctaactcagaaatgcgcctgcctctgcctcccaagtgctgggattaaaggtgtgcgccaccatgcccagcatgcacccatctttttaaaatgcaggCTCTAAGGATTAATAGTTCTGAGGTCTTAAGGACAAAtagttttattccatttttttctggagACCTGACAATTTACCCTTACAGAACTGATCCCTATATATGACCATATTTGACTCCAGTGTTTTGCCTCTGAGCAATCTCATGAACTCATGCATAAATTATAACCACCTGGTACAATTTTtgtttggaatatttttatttttatttatttttgtatgagtgttctatgtatatatatggtgcatgccagaagagggcatcagatcctattacagatggctgtgagccaccatgtggttgctgggagaaGGGGGCTGACGGAGGGTAACTAACTGGGCCTGTGTGTGTGATAGAAAtacattatgaatatatatgaagatGTCATAAACCCATTATCATGGATAATCAACATATCCTAACAAAAACATTTAAGGTCTAgatgtggcagcacatgcctttaatcccagcttctgagaggcagaggcaagcagaattcaagtccagcccaggcatagtgagaccctatctaaaataaaatacaaaataaaatcttaaaaactcTTTAGGTAAGCTGGgcggggtggcacacacctttattcccagcacttgggaggcagaggtaggggaatttctgagttcNaggccagcctggtctacagagtgagttccaggacagccaggactacacagagaaaccctgtgtcgaaaaaaacaaaaacaaacaaacaaaacaacaacaacaaaaaaaacctctttagGTTGACAGAAAACTGAATTCAACAGCATAAAATAGATTCCTAAAGTGGGATTTATTAG
It encodes the following:
- the C2H20orf173 gene encoding uncharacterized protein C20orf173 homolog isoform X1, with protein sequence MEHCWVFWGLVLWMIAPCLDLTHDLAPQQEWTYMVPQQCNWFCFKFGKHGCPSKSPNCSTCHHTAREACYEKFMGYWRTKALWWLGMNSVSKHGTVWKKPSGVTPNSLLHHFDFHCVSCAMLGNSGFSNINQLFYMAFRTNQASNHSQTAGPFICPRNASHQGFWGQHWLLQLADLVPQVTRFWRMV
- the C2H20orf173 gene encoding uncharacterized protein C20orf173 homolog isoform X2, encoding MEHCWVFWGLVLWMIAPCLDLTHDLAPQQEWTYMGMNSVSKHGTVWKKPSGVTPNSLLHHFDFHCVSCAMLGNSGFSNINQLFYMAFRTNQASNHSQTAGPFICPRNASHQGFWGQHWLLQLADLVPQVTRFWRMV